Proteins encoded by one window of Nocardioides euryhalodurans:
- a CDS encoding ABC transporter ATP-binding protein — MTATTTTETDTAAHPAPAPDVRPAAIRAEGVSLGYAGEPVVEGVDIDVSPGEILVVLGHSGCGKSTLLRAFAGLLRPLAGRIVADGADVTGPAAERALVFQDDALLPWRTARRNVELPLQLHGVARRERRRVADEWLERVGLSRYAERLPGQLSGGMRQRVQLARALAGSPGLICMDEPFGALDAQTRGSMQQLLVETWAASGCTVVFVTHDVDEALVLADRVVVLGRHGVVAEHRIDHPRDSARPPAAEQRAEILAALSRTQSLAPISPRTDPRKDVA; from the coding sequence ATGACCGCGACCACGACCACCGAGACCGACACCGCCGCCCACCCGGCTCCGGCACCCGACGTGCGCCCAGCCGCGATCCGAGCCGAGGGGGTCTCGCTCGGGTACGCCGGCGAGCCGGTCGTCGAGGGTGTCGACATCGACGTCTCTCCGGGCGAGATCCTGGTCGTGCTCGGCCACTCGGGCTGCGGCAAGTCCACGCTGCTGCGGGCCTTCGCCGGCCTGCTGCGGCCGCTCGCCGGCCGGATCGTCGCCGACGGTGCCGACGTGACGGGCCCGGCGGCCGAGCGCGCCCTGGTCTTCCAGGACGACGCGCTGCTGCCGTGGCGCACCGCGCGCCGCAACGTCGAGCTGCCGCTGCAGCTGCACGGGGTCGCACGCCGGGAGCGGCGCCGGGTCGCCGACGAGTGGCTCGAGCGGGTGGGCCTGTCCCGCTATGCCGAGCGGCTCCCCGGGCAGCTCTCGGGCGGTATGCGGCAGCGGGTCCAGCTCGCCCGCGCGCTCGCCGGGTCGCCCGGCCTGATCTGCATGGACGAGCCGTTCGGTGCGCTCGATGCCCAGACCCGGGGCTCGATGCAGCAGCTGCTGGTCGAGACGTGGGCGGCGTCCGGTTGCACGGTCGTCTTCGTGACCCACGACGTCGACGAGGCCCTCGTGCTCGCCGACCGGGTCGTGGTGCTGGGCCGCCACGGCGTCGTGGCCGAGCACCGGATCGACCACCCGCGCGACTCCGCCCGGCCGCCGGCCGCGGAGCAGCGCGCCGAGATCCTCGCCGCCCTGAGCCGGACCCAGTCGCTCGCACCGATCAGCCCCCGTACCGACCCCAGGAAGGACGTGGCATGA
- a CDS encoding ABC transporter permease: MTALQERADAPAAPVPPVEEPPRPRVRRRVTPVRWLVRLAALAGAVLLWHLLTENDVVMWLRFNRLPGPVEVADAFAAQLTTSRYYLDLAQSLVRIISGFAIASVLGIGLGILLARSRWLSDVLQPLLEVARPIPAIALVPVAILLFPTNEQGIVFITATAAFFPILVSTRHAVRALPTVWEDALLTMGASRRQVLSTVVLPGIVPGIFGGLSVGMGVAWICVISAEMISGDLGLGYRTWQAYTIVDYPGVIVGMLSIGVVGQLTSSCIELLGRRLTRWLASEQRNQ; encoded by the coding sequence ATGACGGCCCTGCAGGAACGGGCGGACGCACCGGCCGCACCGGTCCCCCCGGTCGAGGAACCGCCCCGGCCCCGGGTGCGACGGCGGGTGACGCCGGTGCGCTGGCTGGTCCGGCTCGCGGCGCTCGCCGGGGCGGTGCTGCTCTGGCACCTGCTGACCGAGAACGACGTGGTGATGTGGCTGCGCTTCAACCGGCTCCCGGGTCCGGTCGAGGTCGCCGACGCGTTCGCCGCCCAGCTCACGACCTCGCGCTACTACCTCGACCTGGCGCAGAGCCTGGTCCGCATCATCAGTGGTTTCGCGATCGCCTCGGTGCTGGGGATCGGGCTCGGCATCCTGCTGGCCCGCTCCCGCTGGCTGTCCGACGTGCTGCAGCCGCTGCTCGAGGTGGCGCGGCCGATCCCAGCCATCGCGCTGGTGCCGGTCGCGATCCTGTTGTTCCCGACCAACGAGCAGGGGATCGTGTTCATCACGGCCACCGCGGCGTTCTTCCCGATCCTGGTCAGCACCCGCCATGCCGTACGCGCGCTGCCGACCGTGTGGGAGGACGCCCTGCTCACGATGGGCGCGTCCCGCCGACAGGTGCTCTCGACCGTGGTGCTGCCGGGGATCGTGCCCGGCATCTTCGGCGGCCTCTCGGTGGGCATGGGGGTGGCGTGGATCTGCGTGATCTCCGCGGAGATGATCTCCGGCGACCTCGGCCTCGGCTACCGCACCTGGCAGGCCTACACGATCGTCGACTACCCGGGCGTGATCGTCGGGATGCTCTCGATCGGCGTTGTCGGCCAGCTGACCTCCAGCTGCATCGAGCTGCTCGGCCGCCGGCTCACCCGGTGGCTCGCCTCCGAACAGAGGAACCAGTGA
- a CDS encoding MazG family protein has product MADDEAVLEFLAVMRRLRAECPWKAAQTHRSLARYLLEEAYETVEALDTGDATHLREELGDLLLQVFLHAAIAEQAGDFTMADVARDITEKMYRRNPHVFGDVDATGLDPAAVNEVWESRKAEEKQRTSVTEGLPPALPALLHADKVLDRLERSGRPAVTDADDPDLGDRLLSLVAEARASGTDPEQALRDAVRRRLP; this is encoded by the coding sequence GTGGCGGACGACGAGGCGGTGCTGGAGTTCCTCGCGGTGATGCGCCGGCTGCGGGCCGAGTGCCCGTGGAAGGCGGCGCAGACCCACCGCTCGCTCGCGCGCTACCTGCTCGAGGAGGCGTACGAGACCGTCGAGGCGCTCGACACCGGGGACGCCACCCACCTCCGCGAGGAGCTGGGCGACCTGCTGCTCCAGGTGTTCCTGCACGCCGCGATCGCGGAGCAGGCGGGGGACTTCACGATGGCCGACGTGGCCCGTGACATCACCGAGAAGATGTACCGCCGCAACCCGCACGTCTTCGGCGACGTCGACGCCACCGGCCTCGACCCCGCGGCCGTCAACGAGGTGTGGGAGTCACGCAAGGCCGAGGAGAAGCAGCGCACCTCGGTGACCGAGGGGTTGCCGCCCGCGCTCCCCGCCCTGCTCCACGCCGACAAGGTGCTCGACCGGCTCGAGCGCTCCGGCCGCCCCGCGGTGACCGACGCCGACGACCCCGACCTGGGGGACCGCCTGCTGTCCCTGGTGGCAGAGGCGCGCGCGTCCGGCACCGACCCCGAGCAGGCGCTCCGGGACGCGGTCCGCCGCCGGCTGCCCTGA
- a CDS encoding 4Fe-4S dicluster domain-containing protein, with protein sequence MTDAEVETGPRGRASRKAGCSDGSATPPPLVDIRVDVPVSVDQSLCIEGCNLCIEVCPLDALAIDPDTGKAYMHVDECWYCGPCADRCPTGAVTVNIPYLLR encoded by the coding sequence ATGACCGACGCAGAAGTCGAGACCGGCCCGAGGGGCCGGGCGTCCCGCAAGGCCGGCTGCAGCGACGGGTCGGCCACCCCGCCCCCGTTGGTCGACATCCGGGTCGACGTCCCGGTCAGCGTCGACCAGTCGCTGTGCATCGAGGGCTGCAACCTGTGCATCGAGGTGTGCCCGCTCGACGCGCTGGCCATCGACCCCGACACGGGCAAGGCCTACATGCACGTGGACGAGTGCTGGTACTGCGGCCCGTGCGCCGACCGCTGCCCCACGGGCGCGGTGACCGTCAACATCCCCTACCTGCTCCGCTGA
- a CDS encoding ABC transporter substrate-binding protein: MTRTRPVLRRTAAAMGVGGLALGLAGCQLAGAEGGGGDPEKVVTIGYQSKTINTVTAGTLLRERGFLEEELAEVDPDLEVDWQDYDTGAPITAQMLAGKIDIGSMGDYPLLINGSTAGTGDGGDSMVAVTGYNLQGALNGVVASADSDVETLEDLEGGTISASVGSAGHGTLVQALEEAALDPERDVSVENQDPPVGASSLQGGSVDAVAQFVAWPALLAFRDDARLVYDGGRLEVPTLHGTVVRNDYVAEHEEVVTAFLAAQQRATEWLHDNPVEAAEIVAEETGLPVEVVYLYNGRGGVSTFDTSLKEEQVAALEQDVPFLESIGVLEDPVDVGEFVDDSLLREVLGDDYDQSAGQTENPSAITGRDEVCGTRVSDPATAGEVWVQGEDEPRPVADPACLLRNVAAAEEDGDTVRASYIQDATTGTRWFADRMIWVQDGEQLLPFATRESADEHLDEHGSAEELTWEQALEAAAR; the protein is encoded by the coding sequence ATGACCCGCACCCGTCCCGTCCTGCGCCGGACCGCCGCTGCGATGGGGGTCGGCGGCCTGGCCCTCGGCCTGGCCGGCTGCCAGCTGGCCGGCGCGGAGGGCGGTGGTGGCGACCCCGAGAAGGTCGTCACCATCGGCTACCAGTCCAAGACCATCAACACGGTCACCGCGGGGACGCTGCTCCGCGAGCGCGGCTTCCTCGAGGAGGAGCTGGCCGAGGTCGATCCCGACCTCGAGGTCGACTGGCAGGACTACGACACCGGCGCACCGATCACCGCCCAGATGCTGGCGGGCAAGATCGACATCGGCTCGATGGGGGACTACCCGCTCCTGATCAACGGCTCCACTGCGGGGACCGGCGACGGCGGCGACTCGATGGTCGCGGTCACCGGCTACAACCTGCAGGGCGCACTGAACGGAGTCGTGGCCTCGGCCGACTCCGACGTCGAGACCCTCGAGGACCTCGAGGGCGGCACGATCTCGGCCAGCGTCGGCTCGGCCGGACACGGCACCCTCGTCCAGGCCCTGGAGGAGGCCGCCCTCGATCCCGAGCGCGACGTCTCGGTGGAGAACCAGGACCCGCCGGTCGGCGCCTCCTCCCTCCAGGGCGGCTCGGTCGACGCGGTCGCCCAGTTCGTCGCGTGGCCGGCGCTGCTCGCCTTCCGTGACGACGCGCGGCTGGTCTACGACGGCGGCCGGCTGGAGGTCCCGACGCTGCACGGGACGGTCGTCCGCAACGACTACGTCGCCGAGCACGAGGAGGTCGTCACGGCCTTCCTCGCCGCCCAGCAGCGTGCGACCGAGTGGCTCCACGACAACCCCGTCGAGGCCGCGGAGATCGTCGCCGAGGAGACCGGGCTCCCGGTCGAGGTCGTCTACCTCTACAACGGCCGCGGTGGGGTCTCCACCTTCGACACCTCGCTCAAGGAGGAGCAGGTGGCCGCCCTGGAGCAGGACGTTCCGTTCCTGGAGAGCATCGGTGTCCTCGAGGACCCGGTCGACGTCGGCGAGTTCGTCGACGACAGCCTGCTGCGCGAGGTCCTGGGCGACGACTACGACCAGTCCGCCGGCCAGACCGAGAACCCCTCGGCGATCACGGGCCGCGACGAGGTCTGCGGAACCCGGGTCAGCGACCCGGCGACTGCCGGGGAGGTCTGGGTCCAGGGCGAGGACGAACCGCGACCGGTTGCAGACCCGGCCTGCCTGCTGCGCAACGTGGCGGCCGCAGAGGAGGACGGCGACACGGTCCGGGCGTCGTACATCCAGGATGCCACGACGGGCACCCGCTGGTTCGCGGACCGGATGATCTGGGTGCAGGACGGCGAGCAGCTGTTGCCGTTCGCCACCCGGGAGTCCGCCGACGAGCACCTCGACGAGCACGGCTCGGCCGAGGAGCTGACCTGGGAGCAGGCGCTGGAGGCGGCAGCGCGATGA
- a CDS encoding GntR family transcriptional regulator — protein MTNAPALEDAPSVPRGRRTDDARRVADVLRRVVTDGAPGGLLPPEGQLAAEYGVSRNAVRAALDLLRAEGLVERIQGTGTRVTRAALPHGIDALRGLAETFVGHGEVRNEVRLARMVAASAPVAARLEVALGSEVLCLERRRLVDGEPVSLDLTFVVPDLGEQLLGCDLAGSDVFVLLEQLAGQRLGGAELTIDASTADHSAAEQLGVAPGSPLLLLERLTRLEDGRPVDLEYLRLRGDRITLRGTARRLPPNLP, from the coding sequence ATGACGAATGCCCCCGCCCTCGAGGACGCGCCGTCGGTGCCCCGCGGGCGACGCACCGACGACGCCCGCCGCGTTGCCGACGTGCTGCGCCGGGTCGTCACCGACGGCGCGCCGGGCGGGCTGCTGCCCCCGGAGGGACAGCTGGCCGCGGAGTACGGCGTCTCGCGCAACGCGGTGCGTGCCGCGCTCGACCTGCTCCGGGCCGAGGGCCTGGTCGAGCGGATCCAGGGCACCGGCACCCGGGTCACCCGGGCCGCCCTGCCCCACGGAATCGACGCGCTGCGAGGGCTCGCCGAGACCTTCGTCGGTCACGGTGAGGTGCGCAACGAGGTACGCCTGGCCAGAATGGTCGCCGCGTCGGCGCCCGTCGCGGCGCGGCTCGAGGTCGCCCTCGGGAGCGAGGTCCTCTGCCTCGAGCGCCGCCGGCTCGTCGACGGCGAGCCGGTCTCCCTCGACCTGACCTTCGTGGTCCCGGACCTTGGCGAGCAGCTGCTCGGGTGCGACCTCGCCGGGAGCGACGTCTTCGTCCTGCTCGAGCAGCTCGCCGGGCAGCGGCTCGGTGGGGCCGAGCTGACGATCGACGCCTCTACCGCCGACCACTCGGCCGCCGAGCAGCTCGGGGTGGCGCCCGGGTCGCCGCTGCTGCTGCTCGAGCGCCTCACTCGGCTCGAGGACGGTCGTCCCGTCGACCTCGAGTACCTCCGGTTGCGGGGCGACCGGATCACCCTCCGCGGCACCGCACGCCGGTTGCCGCCAAACCTTCCCTGA